From Nymphalis io chromosome 12, ilAglIoxx1.1, whole genome shotgun sequence, a single genomic window includes:
- the LOC126772297 gene encoding cathepsin L — protein MKSLAVLFVVAVAAVGAVSFFDLVREEWNAFKLEHKKSYESETEERFRMKIYAENKHKVAKHNQRFERGQVTYRLGTNKYADMLHHEFVHTMNGFNRTAKHNKALFSKGREWRGATFLSPANVAPPAQVDWRSAGAVTDVKDQGKCGSCWSFSTTGALEAQHFRKSGFLVSLSEQNLIDCSAAYGNNGCNGGLMDNAFKYIRDNGGIDTEKSYPYEAVDDKCRYNPKNVGADDVGFVDVPEGDEEKLKQAVATVGPVSVAIDASQESFQLYATGVYYDENCSSSNLDHGVLVVGYGTDEDGGDYWLVKNSWGRSWGELGYIKMARNRNNHCGIASAASYPLV, from the exons ATGAAGAGCCTGGCCGTGTTGTTCGTGGTGGCGGTGGCGGCGGTCGGTGCCGTCAGCTTCTTCGACCTCGTCCGCGAGGAATGGAACGCCTTCAAG CTCGAACACAAGAAATCTTATGAAAGCGAGACCGAAGAACGGTTTCGTATGAAGATCTACGCCGAGAACAAGCATAAGGTGGCGAAGCACAACCAGCGTTTCGAGCGCGGCCAGGTGACGTACCGCCTCGGCACCAACAAGTACGCGGACATGCTGCACCATGAGTTCGTGCACACCATGAACGGGTTCAACCGAACCGCCAA ACACAACAAGGCGCTGTTCAGCAAGGGGCGCGAGTGGCGCGGCGCCACGTTCCTGTCGCCCGCCAACGTGGCGCCGCCCGCGCAGGTGGACTGGCGCTCGGCCGGCGCCGTCACCGACGTCAAGGACCAGGGCAAGTGCGGCTCCTGCTGGTCCTTCAGCACC ACGGGCGCGCTGGAAGCGCAGCACTTCCGCAAGAGCGGCTTCCTCGTGTCGCTGTCGGAGCAGAACCTGATCGACTGCTCGGCCGCGTACGGGAACAACGGCTGCAACGGCGGCCTCATGGACAACGCCTTCAAGTACATCCGCGACAACGGAGGCATCGACACGGAGAAGAGCTACCCCTACGAGGCCGTCGACGACAAGTGCAG GTACAACCCCAAGAACGTGGGCGCGGACGACGTGGGCTTCGTGGACGTGCCGGAGGGTGACGAGGAGAAACTGAAGCAGGCCGTGGCCACCGTGGGGCCCGTCTCCGTCGCCATCGACGCTAGCCAGGAGTCCTTCCAGCTCTACGCCACCGGAGTCTACTACGACGAGAACTGCTCCTCCAGCAACCTCGATCACGGG GTGCTGGTGGTGGGCTATGGTACAGACGAGGACGGCGGCGACTACTGGCTCGTGAAGAACTCGTGGGGACGCTCGTGGGGCGAGCTCGGCTACATCAAGATGGCGCGCAACCGCAACAACCACTGCGGCATCGCGTCGGCCGCCTCCTACCCGCTCGTGTga
- the LOC126772538 gene encoding serine/threonine-protein phosphatase 6 regulatory subunit 1, with product MFWSGNYIGARELNVLLKEGNVTLTQVLEAYDILQECKADNKALIQFLTKPEILAELITLVTEEPPKNVELTSQYRHANIASEVLASNLFTLRDRLSMDVMQMNRLCDFVNRDPPLNPLLASYFSKTIEILLQRSPKQDWYMHNIVCLRVLDFFKSRRDFLPNLLRHISTSAICDTFKCFLSLTDPFNEIIMEWLDEYQFLDSLIHIICGTYDDGPPADGRETLDSNHNAEKGEGERERERERERERARARARAGGAANAAALLVDAALDADGGPGARALCARLRADDAGRRLLQAAFTAPPAARRAALVHCCRLLLALLQPADGADAELEALERAIAPHLPLLHNALLRAADGAAGGVGAERVHAAALLARLAQSEVDDVPTALITLGTACVLLDMLFAYPHNNFLHAQVCALIRNAMENRRFGDRYTKHLIEECDLPTRLMDAFEQNEDRRAVRAGYMGHVLGALRALRARAAPGAALGARWAAFCERSLGPLLLRLDTPLGGVYPAENAYEVGSDQPRETLTEGYQIYLQLVTATKQAKALVRADGDDDAGRALQGEGFLDLEIDDKNMWDDEPDDDGEAQPCGASPWDEPGGQRGERGERGEGAACQLIKGAKAEADTDQEAEASADRSLESGKNFLGMDFDDKNMWDDEPDDDGEAQPCDASPWGGAAGGAAGGAAEGWASFDGFAQGEPFWPSAEAESERRDERQGESDIHDDKDTLTILLAQKMLTAFRNMAPDGALLHGQPDVQGERSAREEQNAHEALTTLENHIKPEAHTAHDENSEHDAHTSHEEQIGQNTHETQTTHDEHNARNANEDHIVWNMHQVCITHEAQKAHEMQNAHEVQNAHEAQNAPEVQKTHEAHPAHEAHITHEAHTAHEELTEHEAHVAHEAEQPRDVSEGAAGAVKAEL from the exons atgttctgGAGCGGTAATTATATAGGAGCAAGGGAGTTAAACGTTCTCCTAAAGGAGGGG AACGTCACATTAACGCAAGTACTAGAGGCGTATGATATCTTGCAAGAATGCAAAGCAGACAACAAGGCTCTAATACAATT TCTCACGAAGCCAGAGATTCTCGCGGAACTCATCACTCTGGTCACCGAAGAGCCACCCAAGAATGTGGAGCTCACATCTCAGTATCGACACGCGAACATCGCCAGCGAGGTGTTGGCGAGTAACCTGTTCACGTTGCGCGACCGCCTGTCCATGGACGTCATGCAGATGAACAGACTCTGTGACTTTGTTAATAGAGATCCACCCTTGAATCCTTTGCTGGCTTCTTACTTCAGCAAAACTATTGAAATCTTGCTTCAGAGAAGTCCAAAACAG GATTGGTATATGCATAACATTGTGTGTCTGCGGGTTCTGGATTTCTTTAAATCAAGACGCGACTTCCTGCCCAACCTGCTGCGGCACATATCTACCTCCGCTATCTGTGACACTTTCAAGTGCTTCTTGAGCCTCACGGACCCCTTTAATGAGATTATCATGGAG TGGCTGGACGAGTATCAGTTCCTCGACAGTCTCATCCACATAATCTGCGGCACGTACGACGACGGCCCGCCCGCCGACGGGCGCGAGACGCTCGACTCCAACCACAACGCGGAGAAGGGGGAGggggagcgggagcgggagcgggagcgggagcgggagcgGGCCCGGGCGCGCGCgcgggcgggcggcgcggccaACGCGGCGGCGCTGCTGGTGGACGCGGCGCTGGACGCGGACGGCGGGCCCGGCGCGCGCGCGCTCTGCGCCCGCCTGCGCGCCGACGACGCCGGCCGCCGCCTGCTGCAGGCCGCCTTCacggcgccgcccgccgcgcgccgcgccgcgctcGTGCACTGCTGCCGCCTGCTGCTGGCGCTGCTGCAGCCCGCCGACGGCGCCGACGCGGAGCTGGAGGCGCTGGAGCGCGCCATCGCGCCGCACCTGCCGCTGCTGCACAACGCGCTGCTGCGCGCGGCCgacggcgcggcgggcggcgtgGGCGCCGAGCGCGTGCACGCCGCGGCGCTGCTGGCGCGCCTGGCGCAGTCCGAGGTGGACGACGTGCCCACGGCGCTCATCACCCTCG GCACGGCGTGCGTGCTATTAGACATGCTGTTCGCGTATCCGCATAACAACTTCCTGCACGCCCAGGTCTGCGCGCTCATACGGAACGCGATGGAGAACAGACGCTTCGGCGACCGCTACACGAAACAC TTGATCGAAGAGTGCGACCTGCCGACGCGGCTGATGGACGCGTTCGAGCAGAACGAGGACAGGAG GGCGGTGCGCGCGGGCTACATGGGGCACGTGCTGGGCGCGCTGCGGGCGCTGCGCGCGCGGGCGGCGCCGGGCGCGGCGCTGGGCGCGCGCTGGGCCGCCTTCTGCGAGCGCTCGCTGGGCCCGCTGCTGCTGCGCCTCGACACGCCGCTC GGCGGCGTGTACCCGGCGGAGAACGCGTACGAG GTCGGGTCGGACCAGCCGCGGGAGACGTTGACGGAGGGCTACCAG ATATACCTGCAGCTCGTGACGGCGACGAAGCAGGCCAAGGCCTTGGTGCGGGCGGACGGCGACGACGACGCGGGCCGCGCG CTGCAGGGTGAGGGCTTCTTAGACTTGGAGATCGATGACAAAAA CATGTGGGACGATGAGCCCGACGACGACGGCGAGGCGCAGCCCTGCGGCGCGTCAC CGTGGGACGAGCCCGGCGGGCAGCGGGGCGAGCGGGGCGAGCGGGGCGAGGGCGCAGCCTGCCAG CTCATCAAGGGGGCGAAAGCGGAAGCGGACACGGATCAGGAGGCGGAAGCGAGCGCGGACCGCTCG CTGGAGAGTGGGAAGAACTTCTTAGGAATGGACTTCGATGACAAAAA CATGTGGGACGACGAGCCCGACGACGACGGCGAGGCGCAGCCCTGCGACGCGTCAC cgtggggcggcgcggcgggcggcgcggcgggcggcgcggcggagGGCTGGGCGTCGTTCGACGGCTTCGCGCAGGGCGAGCCCTTCTGGCCCTCCGCAG AGGCGGAGTCCGAGCGGCGCGACGAGCGACAGGGCGAGTCGGATATACACGACGACAAGGACACTCTCACCATCCTGCTGGCGCAGAAGATGCTGACCGCCTTCCGCAACATGGCACCCGACGGGGCGCTGCTGCACGGTCAGCCCGACGTGCAGGGGGAACGCTCCGCGCGTGAGGAGCAGAACGCGCACGAAGCGCTCACTACACTCGAAAACCACATAAAGCCCGAAGCGCACACTGCGCACGACGAGAACAGCGAGCACGACGCGCACACTTCGCACGAAGAGCAGATTGGGCAGAACACACACGAAACACAAACTACGCACGACGAGCACAACGCGCGGAACGCGAACGAAGATCATATCGTGTGGAATATGCATCAAGTGTGCATTACACACGAGGCACAGAAAGCACACGAAATGCAGAACGCGCACGAAGTGCAGAACGCGCACGAAGCGCAGAACGCGCCCGAAGTGCAGAAAACGCATGAAGCGCATCCCGCGCACGAGGCGCATATCACGCACGAAGCGCACACAGCACACGAGGAGCTCACCGAGCATGAAGCACACGTCGCTCACGAAGCGGAACAGCCGCGCGACGTGTCGGAGGGCGCGGCCGGCGCGGTGAAGGCGGAGTTGTGA
- the LOC126772534 gene encoding probable ATP-dependent RNA helicase DDX10, protein MTKEGVKNNMNKKKHRLFKPKKKKSVEEDAAIQYLQAQYDKIVPVEIKLFKDFPLSQKTLKGLNENNFFTPTDIQRQAIGYALQGKDILGAAKTGSGKTLAFLIPILEILFCKKWTRMDGVGALVISPTRELAYQIYETLRKVGHLHDFSAGLIIGGQNLKFERKRMDQMNILICTPGRLLQHMDENPLFDCSHLQILVLDEADRCLDMGFEATMNAIIENLPPKRQTLLFSATQTKSVKDLARLSLSFPTYVAPHEQAATVTPESLQQSYIVCEIDEKVGILWSFIRNHLKQKVLVFMATCKQVKYTYDLFCKLRPGVSLLALYGTLHQEKRERIYQEFCRKSNVILFATDLASRGLDFPRVNWVIQYDCPENVDTYIHRAGRTARGVLGKGEGLLMLLPHEEAIIEDLNKNKIPINKISVDPSKVMSPQRKIESLLSDNTDLKQTAQRAFVSYLKSVYLMKNKDIFNIHSIDTDAYARSLGLIVPPRIRFLQKYNKTAIATHVPDAKNTDDAIEKLKAKASNDDGSDQSESENTNELVTEVTKKSKTKKEIPKFDFHNDNEDSDEDSFLQVKKKNVHVDLPTVPIDDNRELKKNTKPLTKAAVAKKILKKKIKVNTLVKFTEDGEAIEDDKKDVKSDLAKQFVNENVGGIDIEKAKEVLREEDKFDKMRFREKVKAKHKEQKRKLKNKKDDEGEKDDFGSQSESDGPDLSWLPDPDKVYGVKDGENSHNEETNSLNNTSEIYSSSESEISERNEIYHRPTKRKLLESKGIPQESIIPRKVKKIEDVSASLSVQEAEALAMRLLQSK, encoded by the exons atGACCAAAGAAGGAgtaaaaaacaatatgaataaaaaaaagcatcGGCTTTTTAAACCTAAAAAGAAAAAGAGTGTGGAAGAAGATGCAGCTATTCAATATTTACAGGCACAGTATGACAAG aTTGTTCCGGtggaaataaagttatttaaggaTTTCCCTTTGTCACAAAAGACTTTAAAAGGTcttaatgaaaacaatttttttactcCAACAGACATACAGAGGCAAGCTATAGGTTATGCTTTGCAGGGTAAGGATATATTAGGGGCTGCTAAGACGGGCTCAGGAAAGACACTAGCTTTTTTGATAcccatattagaaatattattctgtaaaaaatgGACTAGAATGGATGGTGTTGGAGCACTAGTTATATCACCAACTAGGGAATTAGCTTATCAGATATATGAAACTCTTAGGAAAGTAGGACACCTTCATGATTTTTCTGCTGGCTTAATAATTGGTGGTCAAAATCTTAAATTTGAGAGGAAGAGAATGGATCAGATGAATATTCTCATATGTACACCTGGACGTCTTTTGCAACATATGGATGAGAATCCTCTATTTGATTGCAGTCATCTCCAGATTCTGGTGCTAGATGAAGCTGACCGATGCCTTGACATGGGCTTCGAAGCAACAATGAATGCTATAATAGAAAATTTGCCTCCAAAGAGGCAAACACTACTATTTTCGGCTACGCAAACAAAATCTGTCAAAGATTTAGCTCGACTGAGTTTGTCTTTTCCTACATATGTAGCACCTCATgaacaggctgctactgttacTCCAGAGTCTCTGCAACAGAGCTACATTGTTTGTGAAATTGATGAGAAGGTAGGAATTCTGTGGTCTTTCATCAGAAACCATCTTAAACAAAAAGTATTAGTATTTATGGCTACTTGTAAACAAGTGAAGTATACTTATgacttattttgtaaattaagacCTGGAGTTAGTCTTCTTGCTTTGTATGGTACACTACATCAAGAGAAAAGAGAAAGAATCTATCAAGAATTCTGCAGAAAGTCAAATGTAATACTATTTGCTACAGATTTAGCCTCCAGAGGGTTAGACTTTCCTAGGGTGAACTGGGTTATACAGTATGATTGTCCAGAAAATGTGgatacttatatacatagagCCGGTCGTACTGCTCGGGGGGTGCTTGGAAAAGGTGAAGGATTGTTGATGTTATTGCCGCATGAGGAAGCAATCATTGAAGatctgaataaaaataaaattcctataaataaaatatctgttGACCCGTCAAAGGTAATGTCACCTCAAAGAAAAATAGAAAGTCTGCTTTCAGATAACACTGATCTTAAACAAACAGCACAAAGAGCATTTGTCAGTTATTTAAAATCTGTTTATTTGATGAAGAATAAAGACATCTTTAATATTCACTCAATAGACACAGATGCCTATGCTAGATCACTAGGTCTAATAGTTCCACCGAGAATAAGATTTCtgcagaaatataataaaactgcaatAGCAACACATGTACCGGATGCCAAAAATACAGATGAtgctattgaaaaattaaaagcaaaagcTTCAAATGATGACGGATCTGATCAGAGTGAGTCTGAAAATACTAATGAACTGGTTACGGAAGTAACcaaaaaatctaaaacaaaGAAAGAGATTCCTAAATTTGATTTTCACAATGACAATGAAGATAGCGATGAAGACAGTTTCCTtcaagtaaaaaagaaaaatgtgcATGTAGACTTACCTACAGTTCCAATTGATGATAACAGAGAGTTAAAAAAGAATACCAAGCCTTTGACTAAAGCTGCAGTTGCtaagaaaatacttaaaaaaaaaataaaagtcaacACTTTGGTGAAGTTTACAGAAGACGGTGAAGCAATAGAAGATGATAAAAAAGATGTTAAGTCTGATTTGGCTAAACAATTTGTTAATGAAAATGTGGGTGGTATAGATATTGAGAAAGCTAAAGAAGTTTTGCGAGAAGaagataaatttgataaaatgagATTCAGAGAAAAAGTGAAAGCAAAACATAAGGAACAAAAACGgaaactgaaaaataaaaaagatgacGAAGGAGAGAAAGATGACTTTGGATCACAATCTGAGTCAGACGGACCTGATTTGTCATGGCTTCCAGATCCTGACAAAGTTTATGGAGTAAAAGATGGTGAGAATAGTCATAATGAAGAAACAAACTCTTTAAATAATACTTCAGAAATTTACAGTTCTTCTGAAAGTGAGATATCTGAAAggaatgaaatatatcacag ACCAACTAAGAGAAAGCTGCTAGAGAGTAAGGGCATTCCACAAGAAAGTATAATTCCTCGGAAAGTGAAGAAGATTGAAGATGTGTCAGCATCATTGTCAGTGCAAGAGGCTGAGGCGCTAGCAATGCGATTGTTGCAGTCCAAATAA